Proteins found in one Salvelinus alpinus chromosome 11, SLU_Salpinus.1, whole genome shotgun sequence genomic segment:
- the LOC139533384 gene encoding GTPase IMAP family member 8-like → MSGSGEIVTIVLFGKKGAPKSSIGNVILGERDGFDDDTELCERRENRSYAVINTPDMFGEGNNPDQQIIDCMALSYPGPHISLLVIQDGHDTPEEVKQQVDHLQDTFGEKITANIIVMLPCRNHSFELKRYTNQNVKYHQGVLNNSNDLHKLQIDRKLFRYTYEKYTECVVLKRKATLERKERKAQKMSIDYDGHPGNKFRGTRFRDQSKHQDEWVSDPNRSQDGPGSGSGNSKTGKRNHESDSSNILNIVLLGQTGTGKSTSGNTILMKKKFLSRASSVPVTKECQVEKMEMGGTEVRVIDTPDFFDDCLQQSNKHLMECMTHCQTGSSVYLLVIQIGRFTEGDRVILEQLEGALGKIREKTCVLFTNGEDLKHMSLDTFINQADSHLKEIVRCCGSRHVFKNTKTDYQQVIELMEKIYKLLGNDQMSRDFDEWKTKHPNNSCTVS, encoded by the exons ATGTCAG GTTCTGGAGAAATAGTAACCATCGTTCTGTTTGGAAAGAAAGGAGCTCCAAAGAGTTCAATAGGAAATGTGATCCTAGGAGAAAGAGATGGTTTTGACGATGATACGGAACTATGTGAGCGGAGAGAGAATAGATCATATGCCGTAATCAACACCCCAGACATGTTTGGAGAAGGCAATAATCCAGACCAGCAAATTATCGACTGTATGGCACTTTCATACCCCGGCCCTCATATATCCCTGCTTGTGATTCAAGATGGGCATGATACACCAGAGGAGGTTAAACAGCAAGTTGATCACCTACAAGATACCTTTGGAGAAAAGATTACAGCAAACATAATAGTTATGTTACCATGCAGGAATCACAGCTTTGAACTGAAACGTTATACCAATCAAAACGTGAAATATCACCAGGGAGTCTTGAACAATTCTAATGATCTGCACAAGTTACAAATAGACCGTAAGCTCTTCAGGTACACCTACGAAAAATACACTGAATGTGTTGTACTAAAAAGAAAGGCAACactggagagaaaggagagaaaggccCAAAAGAT GTCTATTGACTATGATGGTCATCCTGGAAATAAGTTCAGAGGAACAAGATTCAGGGACCAATCAAAACACCAAGATGAGTG GGTCAGTGATCCTAACAGATCTCAGGATGGGCCGGGAAGCGGATCTGGAAACTCAAAGACTG GTAAAAGAAACCATGAAAGTGATTCCAGCAACATTTTGAACATTGTGCTACTGGGACAGACAGGAACTGGAAAGAGCACAAGTGGAAACACAATCCTGATGAAAAAAAAATTCCTATCACGCGCAAGCTCTGTACCAGTTACAAAAGAGTGTCAGGTAGAAAAGATGGAGATGGGAGGGACTGAGGTTAGGGTCATTGATACCCCAGATTTCTTTGATGATTGTCTTCAACAATCAAACAAACACTTGATGGAATGCATGACGCACTGTCAGACAGGGTCGAGTGTGTACTTACTGGTGATTCAGATTGGACGATTCACAGAGGGTGACCGAGTGATCTTGGAACAATTGGAAGGTGCCTTGGGTAAAATTAGAGAGAAAACATGTGTCCTCTTTACTAATGGAGAGGACCTCAAACATATGAGCCTTGACACGTTCATCAATCAGGCTGACTCTCACCTGAAAGAAATAGTACGTTGCTGTGGGAGCAGACATGTGTTCAAAAACACAAAGACAGACTACCAGCAGGTGATAGAGCTGATGGAGAAAATATACAAGTTACTGGGCAATGATCAAATGTCTCGTGACTTTGATGAGTGGAAAACAAAACATCCAAATAACAGTTGTACAGTGAGTTAA